From Osmerus mordax isolate fOsmMor3 chromosome 8, fOsmMor3.pri, whole genome shotgun sequence, a single genomic window includes:
- the znf106b gene encoding zinc finger protein 106 isoform X1, whose amino-acid sequence MQYRQAARDYLLELRMTNVTMKNPAAKSNCMLCRMSFNKTKAHNHMQSLQHHRELEAVTGRDYIHDCQACGTSHIGLKCYASHISTPKHKANMKKLILKNKKPIFVEWTLDNETLSRIRIRNKELRLSQKKKRNKTKKHNLQQQKTMKPATAEGRQKNITPGQNQKKVKRQQPLVKTQTRIATSQPEQKDQNKENRLAGRLGWLLPGYPSTPQHHGGGKSDKPERLSHNKQSQATQSTSSKRKDHNKSITSGSCNNKHQNKFTRDDDNERLSLAGKLEKEKNNPQGAKPVNHTPHKSTMSISRDMGHYNSFTGSGTDLDYTNDDLPEAGSITFHMWPVPNIPERAPDSGKSALNTPVSTCRLHDPNPGPSQVEDKDIGPIRSEEVTVMLHQIRRALGRRDPCRASSEAQTQPHREKKTELSKATVDPMSDTKRHINGDSAAQGRVPRLRTLELPPSLSRHISEAGPQPNLNTACRIRNASESRKGHADKEAALKPTMHKLLSLSGSHRKVNWKLYQEATRKNQQKVKGMPRFGIELVHHLSNPEGLTVDEEIPLSGHHDLSPPPAQASPDGEGASGAQRVEQPRAASGFPVSLKAEPSWCHGDNGVVVHRAEKRKRCNTDGELPGVSADHSGERQKGKLKKADSGQVDQLLAVSLKEEELSRSMLAVDASLIQARSSLQAAYTEVQRLLLVKQQVIAEVSGLRARRIEILQGMQVGYSVVTSNEDTATALSTHNSPPPAPVLSNPYVVSSILPPVAFSPPLPTLTASLRTLGPLPPTINPDPQHLPLYSLPSQTLKQEYVFPPSLETVAVSPNLQRASQSPSSPITTPVPPSVAQLMPPTAPSNPASLLVNLPAVSPPNNQREVNVTTAPTLSKSVDVREDKLRLEMKRSLEDSSSSASDSEEDLKGPIKASVALESLEDSDCSIQMVETTSASRMEEVVAIEDSDSEDDRGSPAPPQASSTPPGPLEPSIVEVSSSSTQTRVPPALLKGIKQDPHKTGPSDEEPSLGFFEGHTGPVHGLQIHEGLLYTCSGDNTARTFNLQSRQCQAVFEGHTNKINCLLVSSLPGLPSRLYTGSSDQTVRCYSIKSMKCLEQISLSDRVLCLHTAWKILYVGLANGSVVSFELKTQRQLDVFECHGPRGVSCLGTAQEGSRRVLLVGSYDSSISVRDARSGLLLRSLQGHTKTVLCMKVVNDLVFSGSSDTSVHAHNIHNGELVRIYKGHGHAVTALAILGKVMVTASLDKLVRVYELQSHDRLQVYGGHTDMVMCMAIHKSIIYTGCYDGTVQAVKLNLIENYRCWWQGCSLIFAVADHLVQHLLCDHSNAQLQNVKCRWKSCDAFFSAKQSSLKELPGHMQSHVKKDSKLET is encoded by the exons atgcaataccgccAAGCTGCGAGGG ATTACCTTTTAGAGTTAAGAATGACCAACGTTACCATGAAAAATCCTGCCGCAAAGAGCAACTGTATGCTGTGCAGAATGTCATTTAACAAAACA AAAGCACATAATCATATGCAGAGCCTGCAACACCACCGGGAACTTGAGGCTGTGACAGGCAG GGACTATATTCATGATTGCCAGGCTTGTGGGACAAGCCACATTGGTCTGAAGTGCTATGCAAGTCACATATCTACACCTAAACACAAAGCCAACATGAAAAAGTTGATTCTGAAAAATAAAAAGCCCATCTTTGTTGAGTGGACCCTGGACAATGAGACCCTTTCAAGAATCAGGATACGCAACAAAGAACTCAGACTCTCACA gaaaaagaaaagaaacaagaCAAAGAAGCACAACTTGCAGCAACAAAAGACAATGAAACCTGCAACAGCAGAGGGGCGACAGAAGAACATAACCCCTGGACAGAATCAAAAGAAGGTGAAAAGACAGCAACCTCTGGTGAAGACCCAAACCAGAATTGCAACAAGTCAGCCTGAGCAGAAGGATCAGAATAAGGAGAACAGGTTAGCTGGAAGACTTGGGTGGCTGCTGCCTGGATACCCCAGCACACCCCAGCATCATGGTGGTGGAAAGTCTGATAAACCGGAGAGACTGAGCCACAATAAGCAATCCCAGGCCACCCAATCAACAAGCTCAAAACGAAAGGACCATAATAAATCCATTACTTCAGGTTCTTGCAACAACAAGCACCAGAATAAATTCACCAGAGATGACGACAATGAGAGGTTGTCATTAGCAGGCAagcttgaaaaagaaaaaaataacccCCAAGGAGCTAAACCAGTCAACCACACTCCACACAAGTCAACTATGTCCATCAGCAGAGACATGGGTCATTATAATAGCTTTACTGGTAGTGGGACAGACCTGGACTACACCAATGATGACTTGCCTGAAGCTGGGTCCATAACATTTCATATGTGGCCCGTGCCGAACATTCCGGAAAGAGCCCCGGACTCAGGGAAAAGTGCACTCAACACTCCTGTGTCTACCTGTAGATTACATGACCCTAACCCAGGCCCTTCCCAGGTTGAAGACAAAGACATTGGTCCCATACGGAGTGAGGAAGTCACTGTGATGCTCCACCAGATTAGGAGggccctggggaggagggatccATGCAGGGCCTCCAGTGAAGCACAGACTCAGCCGCacagagaaaagaaaacagagcTGTCAAAGGCAACTGTGGACCCCATGTCTGACACAAAAAGGCATATTAACGGGGATAGTGCAGCCCAGGGAAGGGTGCCCAGACTCCGTACCCTggagctgcccccctcccttagCAGACATATTAGTGAAGCAGGGCCTCAGCCCAACCTCAACACGGCTTGCAGGATCCGGAACGCCAGCGAATCACGGAAGGGCCATGCAGATAAGGAGGCGGCGCTGAAGCCCACCATGCATAAACTGCTGAGCTTGTCTGGCTCCCATAGGAAGGTCAACTGGAAGCTGTACCAGGAGGCCACCAGGAAAAACCAGCAGAAGGTCAAAGGCATGCCCAG GTTTGGGATTGAACTGGTACATCATCTTTCCAACCCAGAGGGCTTGACTGTTGACGAGGAAATTCCCCTGTCTGGGCACCAtgacctgtctcctcccccagcccaggcTTCACCTGACGGAGAGGGAGCGTCCGGGGCCCAGAGGGTGGAACAGCCCAGAGCAGCGTCAgggttccctgtctctctgaaggCAGAGCCTAGCTGGTGTCATGGTGACAATGGAGTAGTGGTCCACAGAgctgagaagaggaagaggtgtaacact GATGGCGAACTACCTGGTGTATCTGCTGACCACagtggagaaagacagaaggggAAATTAAAGAAGG CAGACTCTGGCCAGGTGGATCAGCTCTTAGCCGTGTCTCtgaaagaggaggagctgagccgGTCCATGCTGGCTGTGGACGCTTCTCTCATCCAGGCCCGCAGCTCACTGCAGGCTGCCTACACCGAAGTTCAGCGGCTCCTGTTGGTCAAACAGCAG GTGATTGCGGAGGTCAGTGGTCTGCGAGCCAGGCGTATTGAGATCCTACAGGGGATGCAAG TTGGATACTCTGTGGTGACTAGCAACGAGGACACCGCTACAGCGCTGTCGACCCacaactcccctccccctgctcctgtgCTGTCAAACCCCTACGTGGtctcctccatcctgccccccgtggccttctctcctccccttcccaccCTGACCGCGTCCCTGCGCACACTGGGCCCCTTGCCCCCCACAATCAACCCTGACCCCCAACACCTTCCCCTCTACAGCTTGCCAAGTCAGACATTGAAACAGGAGTATGTTTTCCCACCCAGTCTGGAAACGG TTGCTGTCAGTCCGAACCTCCAGAGGGCTAGCCAGTCTCCGTCATCACCCATAACCACACCGGTTCCACCCAGTGTTGCCCAGCTGATGCCCCCCACTGCCCCATCAAACCCAGCCTCCCTGCTAGTCAACCTGCCTGCAGTGTCACCTCCTAACAACCAGAGGGAGGTAAATGTCACCACTGCACCAACTCTCTCCAAGTCTGTGGATGTTCGAGAAGACAAGTTGAGGCTGGAGATGAAGAGAAGTTTGGAGGATTCGAGTTCCTCCGCCAGCGACTCCGAGGAGGACCTCAAGGGGCCCATCAAGGCCTCTGTGGCCTTGGAGTCGCTGGAGGACAGCGACTGTTCTATCCAGATGGTGGAGACCACCTCAGCAAGCCGCATGGAGGAGGTAGTCGCCATCGAGGACTCCGACAGCGAGGATGACCGTggttcccctgctcctccccaggCCAGCTCTACCCCTCCTGGGCCCCTGGAACCATCCATTGTGGAAGTTAGCTCCTCCAGCACCCAGACCAGAGTCCCCCCAGCACTCCTTAAGGGTATCAAGCAAGACCCCCACAAGACGGGACCTTCAGATGAAGAACCTTCTCTGGGGTTTTTTGAAGGCCACACAGGCCCTGTCCATGGACTTCAGATTCACGAAGGTCTGCTATACACATGCTCCGGAGACAACACAGCACGGACCTTCAACTTACAG AGCAGGCAGTGCCAGGCTGTGTTTGAGGGCCACACCAACAAGATCAACTGCCTGCTGGTGTCGTCTCTGCCTGGTCTTCCGTCTCGCCTCTACACAGGCTCCAGTGACCAGACCGTCCGCTGCTACAGCATCAAA TCTATGAAGTGTCTGGAGCAGATTTCCCTGTCTGACCGGGTGCTGTGTCTGCACACGGCCTGGAAGATTCTCTACGTGGGCCTTGCCAATGGATCTGTGGTCAGCTTCGAGTTAAAG ACCCAGAGGCAGCTGGATGTGTTTGAGTGCCACGGCCCCCGGGGGGTGAGCTGCCTGGGCACAGCGCAGGAGGGCTCTCGCCGAGTGCTGCTGGTGGGCTCCTACGACAGCAGCATCAGTGTCCGTGACGCCCGCAGCGGCCTGCTGCTCCGCTCCCTGCAGGGACACACCAAGACGGTTCTCTGCATGAAG GTGGTGAACGATCTGGTCTTCAGCGGCTCTAGTGACACCTCGGTCCACGCCCACAACATCCAC AATGGAGAGCTGGTACGCATCTACAAGGGTCATGGACACGCAGTGACAGCATTAGCCATCTTGGGGAAAGTGATGGTCACAGCGTCTCTGGACAAGCTGGTGCGCGTGTACGAGTTACAG tCCCATGACCGCCTGCAGGTGTACGGAGGCCACACAGACATGGTGATGTGTATGGCCATCCATAAGAGTATA ATCTATACGGGCTGCTACGATGGGACTGTACAGGCGGTGAAACTCAACCTGATTGAGAACTATCGTTGCTGG TGGCAGGGCTGCTCTCTGATCTTCGCCGTGGCGGACCACCTCGTTCAGCACCTGCTCTGTGACCACAGTAATGCACAGCTGCAGAATGTCAAGTGCCGCTGGAAGTCCTGTGACGCCTTCTTTTCTGCCAAACAATCCTCGCTGAAA GAGCTGCCTGGACACATGCAGAGCCATGTGAAAAAGGACAGCAAGCTGGAGACCTGA
- the znf106b gene encoding zinc finger protein 106 isoform X2 codes for MQYRQAARDYLLELRMTNVTMKNPAAKSNCMLCRMSFNKTKAHNHMQSLQHHRELEAVTGRDYIHDCQACGTSHIGLKCYASHISTPKHKANMKKLILKNKKPIFVEWTLDNETLSRIRIRNKELRLSQKKKRNKTKKHNLQQQKTMKPATAEGRQKNITPGQNQKKVKRQQPLVKTQTRIATSQPEQKDQNKENRLAGRLGWLLPGYPSTPQHHGGGKSDKPERLSHNKQSQATQSTSSKRKDHNKSITSGSCNNKHQNKFTRDDDNERLSLAGKLEKEKNNPQGAKPVNHTPHKSTMSISRDMGHYNSFTGSGTDLDYTNDDLPEAGSITFHMWPVPNIPERAPDSGKSALNTPVSTCRLHDPNPGPSQVEDKDIGPIRSEEVTVMLHQIRRALGRRDPCRASSEAQTQPHREKKTELSKATVDPMSDTKRHINGDSAAQGRVPRLRTLELPPSLSRHISEAGPQPNLNTACRIRNASESRKGHADKEAALKPTMHKLLSLSGSHRKVNWKLYQEATRKNQQKVKGMPRFGIELVHHLSNPEGLTVDEEIPLSGHHDLSPPPAQASPDGEGASGAQRVEQPRAASGFPVSLKAEPSWCHGDNGVVVHRAEKRKRCNTDGELPGVSADHSGERQKGKLKKDSGQVDQLLAVSLKEEELSRSMLAVDASLIQARSSLQAAYTEVQRLLLVKQQVIAEVSGLRARRIEILQGMQVGYSVVTSNEDTATALSTHNSPPPAPVLSNPYVVSSILPPVAFSPPLPTLTASLRTLGPLPPTINPDPQHLPLYSLPSQTLKQEYVFPPSLETVAVSPNLQRASQSPSSPITTPVPPSVAQLMPPTAPSNPASLLVNLPAVSPPNNQREVNVTTAPTLSKSVDVREDKLRLEMKRSLEDSSSSASDSEEDLKGPIKASVALESLEDSDCSIQMVETTSASRMEEVVAIEDSDSEDDRGSPAPPQASSTPPGPLEPSIVEVSSSSTQTRVPPALLKGIKQDPHKTGPSDEEPSLGFFEGHTGPVHGLQIHEGLLYTCSGDNTARTFNLQSRQCQAVFEGHTNKINCLLVSSLPGLPSRLYTGSSDQTVRCYSIKSMKCLEQISLSDRVLCLHTAWKILYVGLANGSVVSFELKTQRQLDVFECHGPRGVSCLGTAQEGSRRVLLVGSYDSSISVRDARSGLLLRSLQGHTKTVLCMKVVNDLVFSGSSDTSVHAHNIHNGELVRIYKGHGHAVTALAILGKVMVTASLDKLVRVYELQSHDRLQVYGGHTDMVMCMAIHKSIIYTGCYDGTVQAVKLNLIENYRCWWQGCSLIFAVADHLVQHLLCDHSNAQLQNVKCRWKSCDAFFSAKQSSLKELPGHMQSHVKKDSKLET; via the exons atgcaataccgccAAGCTGCGAGGG ATTACCTTTTAGAGTTAAGAATGACCAACGTTACCATGAAAAATCCTGCCGCAAAGAGCAACTGTATGCTGTGCAGAATGTCATTTAACAAAACA AAAGCACATAATCATATGCAGAGCCTGCAACACCACCGGGAACTTGAGGCTGTGACAGGCAG GGACTATATTCATGATTGCCAGGCTTGTGGGACAAGCCACATTGGTCTGAAGTGCTATGCAAGTCACATATCTACACCTAAACACAAAGCCAACATGAAAAAGTTGATTCTGAAAAATAAAAAGCCCATCTTTGTTGAGTGGACCCTGGACAATGAGACCCTTTCAAGAATCAGGATACGCAACAAAGAACTCAGACTCTCACA gaaaaagaaaagaaacaagaCAAAGAAGCACAACTTGCAGCAACAAAAGACAATGAAACCTGCAACAGCAGAGGGGCGACAGAAGAACATAACCCCTGGACAGAATCAAAAGAAGGTGAAAAGACAGCAACCTCTGGTGAAGACCCAAACCAGAATTGCAACAAGTCAGCCTGAGCAGAAGGATCAGAATAAGGAGAACAGGTTAGCTGGAAGACTTGGGTGGCTGCTGCCTGGATACCCCAGCACACCCCAGCATCATGGTGGTGGAAAGTCTGATAAACCGGAGAGACTGAGCCACAATAAGCAATCCCAGGCCACCCAATCAACAAGCTCAAAACGAAAGGACCATAATAAATCCATTACTTCAGGTTCTTGCAACAACAAGCACCAGAATAAATTCACCAGAGATGACGACAATGAGAGGTTGTCATTAGCAGGCAagcttgaaaaagaaaaaaataacccCCAAGGAGCTAAACCAGTCAACCACACTCCACACAAGTCAACTATGTCCATCAGCAGAGACATGGGTCATTATAATAGCTTTACTGGTAGTGGGACAGACCTGGACTACACCAATGATGACTTGCCTGAAGCTGGGTCCATAACATTTCATATGTGGCCCGTGCCGAACATTCCGGAAAGAGCCCCGGACTCAGGGAAAAGTGCACTCAACACTCCTGTGTCTACCTGTAGATTACATGACCCTAACCCAGGCCCTTCCCAGGTTGAAGACAAAGACATTGGTCCCATACGGAGTGAGGAAGTCACTGTGATGCTCCACCAGATTAGGAGggccctggggaggagggatccATGCAGGGCCTCCAGTGAAGCACAGACTCAGCCGCacagagaaaagaaaacagagcTGTCAAAGGCAACTGTGGACCCCATGTCTGACACAAAAAGGCATATTAACGGGGATAGTGCAGCCCAGGGAAGGGTGCCCAGACTCCGTACCCTggagctgcccccctcccttagCAGACATATTAGTGAAGCAGGGCCTCAGCCCAACCTCAACACGGCTTGCAGGATCCGGAACGCCAGCGAATCACGGAAGGGCCATGCAGATAAGGAGGCGGCGCTGAAGCCCACCATGCATAAACTGCTGAGCTTGTCTGGCTCCCATAGGAAGGTCAACTGGAAGCTGTACCAGGAGGCCACCAGGAAAAACCAGCAGAAGGTCAAAGGCATGCCCAG GTTTGGGATTGAACTGGTACATCATCTTTCCAACCCAGAGGGCTTGACTGTTGACGAGGAAATTCCCCTGTCTGGGCACCAtgacctgtctcctcccccagcccaggcTTCACCTGACGGAGAGGGAGCGTCCGGGGCCCAGAGGGTGGAACAGCCCAGAGCAGCGTCAgggttccctgtctctctgaaggCAGAGCCTAGCTGGTGTCATGGTGACAATGGAGTAGTGGTCCACAGAgctgagaagaggaagaggtgtaacact GATGGCGAACTACCTGGTGTATCTGCTGACCACagtggagaaagacagaaggggAAATTAAAGAAGG ACTCTGGCCAGGTGGATCAGCTCTTAGCCGTGTCTCtgaaagaggaggagctgagccgGTCCATGCTGGCTGTGGACGCTTCTCTCATCCAGGCCCGCAGCTCACTGCAGGCTGCCTACACCGAAGTTCAGCGGCTCCTGTTGGTCAAACAGCAG GTGATTGCGGAGGTCAGTGGTCTGCGAGCCAGGCGTATTGAGATCCTACAGGGGATGCAAG TTGGATACTCTGTGGTGACTAGCAACGAGGACACCGCTACAGCGCTGTCGACCCacaactcccctccccctgctcctgtgCTGTCAAACCCCTACGTGGtctcctccatcctgccccccgtggccttctctcctccccttcccaccCTGACCGCGTCCCTGCGCACACTGGGCCCCTTGCCCCCCACAATCAACCCTGACCCCCAACACCTTCCCCTCTACAGCTTGCCAAGTCAGACATTGAAACAGGAGTATGTTTTCCCACCCAGTCTGGAAACGG TTGCTGTCAGTCCGAACCTCCAGAGGGCTAGCCAGTCTCCGTCATCACCCATAACCACACCGGTTCCACCCAGTGTTGCCCAGCTGATGCCCCCCACTGCCCCATCAAACCCAGCCTCCCTGCTAGTCAACCTGCCTGCAGTGTCACCTCCTAACAACCAGAGGGAGGTAAATGTCACCACTGCACCAACTCTCTCCAAGTCTGTGGATGTTCGAGAAGACAAGTTGAGGCTGGAGATGAAGAGAAGTTTGGAGGATTCGAGTTCCTCCGCCAGCGACTCCGAGGAGGACCTCAAGGGGCCCATCAAGGCCTCTGTGGCCTTGGAGTCGCTGGAGGACAGCGACTGTTCTATCCAGATGGTGGAGACCACCTCAGCAAGCCGCATGGAGGAGGTAGTCGCCATCGAGGACTCCGACAGCGAGGATGACCGTggttcccctgctcctccccaggCCAGCTCTACCCCTCCTGGGCCCCTGGAACCATCCATTGTGGAAGTTAGCTCCTCCAGCACCCAGACCAGAGTCCCCCCAGCACTCCTTAAGGGTATCAAGCAAGACCCCCACAAGACGGGACCTTCAGATGAAGAACCTTCTCTGGGGTTTTTTGAAGGCCACACAGGCCCTGTCCATGGACTTCAGATTCACGAAGGTCTGCTATACACATGCTCCGGAGACAACACAGCACGGACCTTCAACTTACAG AGCAGGCAGTGCCAGGCTGTGTTTGAGGGCCACACCAACAAGATCAACTGCCTGCTGGTGTCGTCTCTGCCTGGTCTTCCGTCTCGCCTCTACACAGGCTCCAGTGACCAGACCGTCCGCTGCTACAGCATCAAA TCTATGAAGTGTCTGGAGCAGATTTCCCTGTCTGACCGGGTGCTGTGTCTGCACACGGCCTGGAAGATTCTCTACGTGGGCCTTGCCAATGGATCTGTGGTCAGCTTCGAGTTAAAG ACCCAGAGGCAGCTGGATGTGTTTGAGTGCCACGGCCCCCGGGGGGTGAGCTGCCTGGGCACAGCGCAGGAGGGCTCTCGCCGAGTGCTGCTGGTGGGCTCCTACGACAGCAGCATCAGTGTCCGTGACGCCCGCAGCGGCCTGCTGCTCCGCTCCCTGCAGGGACACACCAAGACGGTTCTCTGCATGAAG GTGGTGAACGATCTGGTCTTCAGCGGCTCTAGTGACACCTCGGTCCACGCCCACAACATCCAC AATGGAGAGCTGGTACGCATCTACAAGGGTCATGGACACGCAGTGACAGCATTAGCCATCTTGGGGAAAGTGATGGTCACAGCGTCTCTGGACAAGCTGGTGCGCGTGTACGAGTTACAG tCCCATGACCGCCTGCAGGTGTACGGAGGCCACACAGACATGGTGATGTGTATGGCCATCCATAAGAGTATA ATCTATACGGGCTGCTACGATGGGACTGTACAGGCGGTGAAACTCAACCTGATTGAGAACTATCGTTGCTGG TGGCAGGGCTGCTCTCTGATCTTCGCCGTGGCGGACCACCTCGTTCAGCACCTGCTCTGTGACCACAGTAATGCACAGCTGCAGAATGTCAAGTGCCGCTGGAAGTCCTGTGACGCCTTCTTTTCTGCCAAACAATCCTCGCTGAAA GAGCTGCCTGGACACATGCAGAGCCATGTGAAAAAGGACAGCAAGCTGGAGACCTGA